In a single window of the Pseudopipra pipra isolate bDixPip1 chromosome Z, bDixPip1.hap1, whole genome shotgun sequence genome:
- the RMI1 gene encoding recQ-mediated genome instability protein 1 — MSTSNIAARVETWLSSTWHIKVPLTWLEACINWIQEENSGSNLSQAQINKQVFEQWLLTDLRDLEYPILPDCILNAPKGELSGFYSIQIDSLVDVSQPAYSQLQKLRGKSTVNEEVTASTQAFQKPWEAKPTRMLMLQLTDGIHQIQGMEYQPVPVLCSNLPPGTKITVQGNIAYRLGVLLLKPENVKLLGGEVDALLEDYSQERVLARLIGETENCNSVGQAGHEQIFSRPVDESEQSLGPSDEELLAGLDENNEFTLNNGTSLESGYCSKSNNFSTASGSLTVHNGNVLIEKSGSPFPPSVEQVSPPIEYADGFLNDFPLEDDFLLEEEMQIELDEVTPVVVNRNTGLITERLPHTLRRSCNLSLNGMCEKSDVSERDKPMEAISKEKNFGKTIFDEHGNSMNSFLQLGSIHQTCSSSDFSLENPPEEGQNDTDLDERRCKSQQTSDHSVLNGDPVFFSKTDPEAVQQKDDSQTFPCRAVEPHLDLNSSPFTYISLLLAKNPETVTILKVKCFIVTLTGNLTNSNGSWGIKAKISDGSAYLEVDFADDILTSLIGFSVAEMNRLKKDPALRLKLRDGLKKCQKQLIDLCCLMTIEFDPFVSKSTVLVLQDADTRHLEQLKKRLNK, encoded by the coding sequence atgtctaCATCTAACATTGCAGCAAGAGTGGAAACCTGGCTTTCATCCACATGGCATATTAAAGTTCCTTTGACATGGCTGGAAGCATGTATTAATTGGATCCAGGAGGAAAATAGTGGTAGTAATTTAAGTCAAGCTCAGATTAACAAGCAAGTATTTGAGCAATGGCTTCTTACCGATCTAAGAGACTTGGAATATCCCATTTTACCTGACTGCATCTTGAATGCTCCCAAAGGAGAGTTGTCAGGCTTCTACTCCATACAGATTGATTCACTGGTTGATGTTAGCCAGCCAGCATATTCTCAGTTGCAGAAGCTAAGAGGGAAAAGCACCGTAAATGAAGAAGTAACAGCCAGTACTCAGGCATTTCAGAAGCCCTGGGAAGCAAAGCCTACTCGAATGCTGATGCTACAACTAACTGATGGAATACATCAAATTCAGGGCATGGAATATCAACCAGTGCCTGTCCTGTGCAGTAATCTTCCTCCTGGAACAAAAATCACTGTACAGGGTAATATTGCGTATCGTCTTGGAGTCCTTCTGCTTAAACCAGAAAATGTGAAACTGTTGGGGGGTGAAGTGGACGCTCTTCTTGAGGATTATTCTCAGGAAAGAGTCCTTGCTAGATTAATTGGAGAAACTGAAAACTGCAATTCTGTTGGACAAGCTGGTCATGAACAGATTTTTTCCAGGCCTGTGGATGAATCAGAACAATCTCTTGGCCCTTCAGATGAAGAGCTTTTAGCCGGTCTTgatgaaaataatgaatttaCTTTAAACAATGGAACATCTTTAGAAAGCGGATATTGCAGCAAAAGCAACAATTTTAGTACAGCCTCAGGTTCACTGACTGTACACAATGGAAATGTTTTGATAGAGAAATCTGGaagcccttttcctccttcagttGAACAAGTTTCGCCTCCCATAGAATATGCTGATGGCTTTTTAAATGACTTTCCTTTAGAAGATGACTTTCTTCTGGAAGAAGAGATGCAAATAGAGCTGGATGAAGTGACACCAGTGGTCGTGAACAGAAACACAGGTTTAATTACTGAAAGACTTCCACATACACTTAGAAGATCATGCAATTTGTCTTTAAATGGCATGTGTGAAAAAAGTGATGTGAGTGAAAGAGATAAACCTATGGAAGCTATCAGCAAGGAAAAGAATTTTGGAAAAACAATATTTGATGAACATGGAAATAGCATGAATAGCTTTTTGCAGCTCGGAAGCATACATCAGACCTGCAgttcttcagatttttctttggaaaatccTCCTGAAGAAGGGCAGAATGATACAGACTTAGATGAAAGGAGATGTAAATCCCAGCAGACTTCTGACCACAGTGTGTTAAATGGTGATCCTgtatttttctcaaaaacaGATCCAGAAGCAGTTCAGCAGAAGGATGATTCACAGACCTTTCCTTGCAGAGCAGTAGAGCCACATTTAGATTTAAATTCTTCACCTTTCACATATATTTCTCTTCTCCTtgcaaaaaacccagaaactgTTACAATTCTGAAAGTTAAGTGTTTTATTGTTACTCTCACTGGAAACCTCACAAACAGCAATGGGTCCTGGGGTATAAAGGCAAAAATTTCTGATGGTTCTGCTTATCTTGAAGTAGATTTTGCTGATGATATTCTAACAAGCTTGATTGGCTTCTCGGTGGCTGAAATGAATAGGCTGAAAAAGGATCCAGCTTTACGTCTAAAGCTTAGGGATGGTTTAAAGAAATGTCAAAAACAACTGATAGACCTCTGTTGTTTGATGACTATTGAGTTTGATCCATTTGTGTCTAAAAGTACTGTGTTAGTCCTCCAGGATGCTGATACAAGGCATCTAGAACAATTGAAGAAACGTTTGAATAAATAA